One genomic segment of Agromyces intestinalis includes these proteins:
- a CDS encoding cell wall protein: MYSRVLAALIVVAAGVLAVPAPASAEDYVPDPPGRLTLAGSTVSPSCEADVPWIDYRVVLTDPDSQATSHEATLVLSGGGNTHSIPLGTIGSDGVLTGRVLWPGASIGADGRGDGWPGWAFVDGEWVETDGNFAWTRQEIQAEITVNPEIPVALSYPPATPLCLVAPPAEASPAGGDAASATDPGLASTGFDGAAWIGIGAGALGLIAVGGIALAIARRRRTSE; this comes from the coding sequence GTGTACTCGAGAGTTCTCGCTGCCCTCATCGTCGTCGCCGCGGGCGTGCTCGCCGTTCCGGCGCCCGCGAGCGCGGAGGACTATGTTCCCGACCCGCCCGGGCGACTGACCCTGGCCGGTTCCACGGTGTCGCCGAGCTGCGAGGCCGACGTCCCGTGGATCGACTATCGGGTCGTGCTCACCGATCCCGACTCGCAGGCCACATCGCACGAAGCGACGCTCGTGCTGAGCGGCGGGGGCAACACGCACTCGATCCCGCTCGGCACCATCGGGTCCGATGGCGTGCTCACGGGTCGAGTGCTCTGGCCGGGCGCCTCGATCGGAGCCGACGGGCGTGGCGACGGCTGGCCCGGCTGGGCGTTCGTCGATGGGGAATGGGTCGAGACCGACGGCAACTTCGCGTGGACCCGACAGGAGATCCAGGCCGAGATCACGGTGAACCCCGAGATCCCGGTGGCCCTCAGCTACCCGCCCGCGACGCCGCTGTGCCTCGTCGCTCCTCCGGCCGAGGCGTCGCCGGCGGGCGGCGATGCCGCGTCGGCGACCGACCCCGGACTCGCCTCGACCGGTTTCGACGGTGCGGCGTGGATCGGCATCGGTGCCGGCGCACTCGGATTGATCGCGGTCGGCGGCATCGCGCTCGCGATCGCCCGTCGGCGACGCACCAGCGAGTAG
- a CDS encoding demethylmenaquinone methyltransferase produces the protein MRADLGKDPSQVSAMFDGVAARYDLTNNVLSVGNAPLWRVATTRAVDPKAGEKILDVAAGTGTSSASLARSGASVVAADFSPGMIEVGRQRQAHVPNLVFVEADATDLPFGDDEFDAVTISFGLRNVNDPQQALREFLRVTKPGGRLVVCEFSHPANPLMRTGYDVYQRWIMPSLVRLTSSNDTAYEYLNESIGAWPDQAALAARIRAAGWSEVAYRNLTGGIVALHRGRKPGTPPVE, from the coding sequence ATGCGTGCAGACCTCGGCAAGGACCCGTCGCAGGTGTCGGCGATGTTCGACGGGGTCGCGGCCCGCTACGACCTGACGAACAACGTGCTGTCGGTCGGCAACGCCCCGCTGTGGCGGGTGGCGACGACCCGCGCCGTCGACCCGAAGGCGGGCGAGAAGATCCTCGACGTCGCCGCCGGCACCGGCACGTCCAGTGCCAGCCTCGCGCGCAGCGGGGCATCCGTCGTGGCCGCCGACTTCTCGCCCGGCATGATCGAGGTCGGCCGGCAGCGGCAGGCGCACGTGCCGAACCTCGTGTTCGTCGAGGCCGACGCGACCGACCTGCCGTTCGGCGACGACGAGTTCGACGCCGTGACCATCTCGTTCGGGCTGCGCAACGTCAACGACCCGCAGCAGGCGCTGCGCGAGTTCCTGCGCGTGACGAAGCCGGGCGGCCGGCTCGTGGTGTGCGAGTTCTCGCACCCCGCGAACCCGCTCATGCGCACCGGGTACGACGTCTACCAGCGCTGGATCATGCCCTCGCTCGTGCGGCTCACGAGCTCGAACGACACCGCCTACGAATACCTGAACGAGTCGATCGGCGCCTGGCCCGACCAGGCCGCGCTCGCCGCACGCATCCGCGCCGCCGGTTGGAGTGAGGTGGCGTACCGCAACCTCACCGGCGGCATCGTGGCGTTGCATCGCGGGCGCAAGCCCGGCACACCGCCGGTCGAGTAG
- a CDS encoding DUF4012 domain-containing protein, whose amino-acid sequence MTRAPRAEAPAPRRRRLRVVLGVLVLAAVAVTAAAAWIGVRALTAKQELEAAVPVVERIVDVAQADPTELGDSIDELTAHTARAVELTDDPVWRTAEHLPWIGDDLAAVRTLAAVGDRLAQHVAKPLVGVAGQLSGDGLRIRDGRFDPAPLAALGSAASGVGAELADAANAVAAIDREGLVSPVAHARDRLSDLLEQARPYAEAISTAGPLIAPMLGLDGPRDYLVLILNNAEVRATGGIPGALAVVHVEDGTMDLEPIRSNSDIPAFDAPILPLGTATADLYGSLPGRFVQDVTMTPDFDETARLARAFWAGATGVQVDGVIAVDPGVLAAFLRAIGAVEVDGLTLTADDVVRQLLVDSYLRIDDQGTLDAFFADVGHAVFAAVTSGGHDPRSLVDAAVSSAQDGRISIWSAHPDEQAVLADTALGGPLAALDAAGPDSYGVYLNDATGGKFDPFLDLAVDAGTVECRADGRQEVVVRVTATSTAPNDAWQSLPRYVTAGRPQGYGVDVGVMAVDVAVYGAPGSYQGSVLVDGERVPAATTTDDGRPVAYTRIQMLPGRTSVLEVRYVASEPGAVRPVVRHTPTVGPVTVGTWEPACEAQ is encoded by the coding sequence ATGACCCGGGCACCGCGCGCAGAGGCGCCTGCACCGCGCCGCCGCAGGCTGCGCGTGGTACTCGGCGTACTCGTGCTCGCCGCGGTCGCGGTCACGGCCGCAGCGGCGTGGATCGGCGTGCGCGCACTCACGGCGAAGCAGGAGCTCGAGGCCGCGGTTCCCGTCGTCGAACGGATCGTCGACGTCGCACAGGCGGATCCGACCGAGCTCGGGGACTCGATCGACGAGCTCACCGCGCACACGGCGCGCGCCGTCGAACTCACCGACGATCCCGTGTGGCGCACCGCCGAACACCTGCCCTGGATCGGCGACGACCTCGCCGCCGTTCGCACGCTCGCCGCGGTGGGCGACCGGCTCGCCCAGCACGTTGCGAAACCGCTGGTCGGCGTGGCGGGGCAGCTCTCCGGCGACGGCTTGCGCATCCGCGACGGCCGGTTCGATCCGGCGCCGCTCGCCGCGCTCGGCTCGGCGGCTTCCGGCGTGGGCGCCGAACTCGCCGACGCCGCGAACGCGGTGGCCGCGATCGATCGCGAGGGACTCGTCTCCCCGGTCGCGCACGCCAGGGATCGACTGTCGGACCTGCTCGAGCAGGCGCGCCCGTACGCCGAGGCGATCTCGACCGCGGGGCCGCTCATCGCGCCGATGCTCGGGCTCGACGGGCCACGCGACTACCTCGTGCTCATCCTCAACAACGCCGAGGTGCGCGCGACCGGAGGGATTCCGGGCGCACTCGCGGTCGTCCACGTCGAAGACGGCACGATGGATCTCGAACCGATCCGCTCGAACTCGGACATCCCCGCCTTCGACGCGCCCATCCTGCCGCTCGGCACGGCAACGGCCGACCTGTACGGCTCGCTGCCCGGCCGGTTCGTGCAGGACGTCACGATGACGCCCGACTTCGACGAGACCGCGCGGTTGGCGCGTGCGTTCTGGGCCGGTGCGACCGGAGTGCAGGTCGACGGGGTCATCGCGGTGGACCCCGGCGTGCTCGCCGCCTTTCTCCGCGCCATCGGAGCGGTCGAGGTCGACGGTCTCACGTTGACGGCCGACGACGTCGTGCGCCAGCTGCTCGTCGATTCGTATCTGCGTATCGACGACCAGGGGACGCTCGACGCCTTCTTCGCCGACGTCGGGCACGCGGTCTTCGCCGCGGTCACGTCGGGCGGTCACGATCCGCGCTCGCTCGTGGATGCGGCTGTCTCATCGGCGCAGGACGGACGCATCTCGATCTGGAGCGCGCACCCCGACGAGCAGGCGGTGCTCGCCGACACCGCCCTCGGCGGACCCCTCGCCGCGCTCGATGCCGCGGGCCCCGACTCGTACGGGGTCTACTTGAACGATGCCACCGGCGGAAAGTTCGACCCGTTCCTCGACCTTGCGGTCGACGCCGGCACTGTCGAATGCCGCGCCGACGGCCGGCAGGAGGTGGTCGTGCGCGTGACCGCGACGAGCACGGCGCCGAACGATGCGTGGCAGAGCCTGCCCCGGTACGTCACGGCCGGCCGGCCGCAGGGCTACGGGGTCGACGTCGGCGTAATGGCGGTCGACGTGGCGGTCTACGGGGCACCCGGCTCGTATCAGGGGTCGGTGCTGGTCGACGGCGAGCGGGTGCCCGCCGCCACGACGACCGATGACGGTCGGCCCGTCGCGTACACCCGAATCCAGATGCTGCCCGGGCGCACGTCGGTGCTCGAGGTGCGGTACGTGGCATCCGAGCCGGGCGCGGTGCGGCCCGTCGTGCGGCACACGCCGACCGTCGGCCCCGTCACGGTCGGCACGTGGGAACCCGCCTGCGAGGCGCAGTGA